A part of Deltaproteobacteria bacterium genomic DNA contains:
- a CDS encoding BrnT family toxin translates to MLIDGFVWLPNIVDKLWAKHHVDQDEAEEVFFNRPRFWFVENGDRDGEDVYAATGQTDAGRYLIVFFIYKADRTALILSARDMDSKERKRHDRK, encoded by the coding sequence ATGCTGATCGATGGATTCGTCTGGCTTCCCAATATCGTCGACAAGCTGTGGGCAAAGCATCATGTCGACCAGGACGAGGCCGAGGAGGTTTTCTTCAACCGCCCGCGGTTTTGGTTCGTGGAAAACGGAGATCGCGACGGAGAGGACGTCTATGCGGCCACCGGTCAGACGGACGCTGGACGGTATCTGATCGTCTTCTTCATCTACAAGGCGGACAGGACTGCGTTGATTCTCAGCGCACGGGACATGGACAGCAAGGAGCGCAAACGACATGACAGGAAGTGA